The following nucleotide sequence is from Streptomyces sp. HUAS CB01.
GCTGGTGGGAGGACGTCGTCGAGCACCGCGGCGGCCCGGACCCGGCGGGCCGGGCGAGACCGGCGGACGCCGCTCTCGCGCCGTTCGCCGCGGTCGGCGAGGCGATGGCCGCCCTCCGCGAGCGGTACGGCCACGGGGGGCATCCCCGCGACCTCGTCCGGGAGGCCCACATGCGGATCCGGCTGCGGGCGGCACGCCGCGAGTTCCGGGACGAGGTGGCCGTCGTCTGCGGTGCCTGGCACGTGCCCGCGCTGACGGCCCGGTCGACCGCCACCGCCGACCGTGCCCTGCTGAAGGGCCTGCCGAAGGTCAGGACCGAGACGACCTGGGTGCCCTGGACCCACCGCCGGCTCGCCCGCCTGGCGGCACCTCCCGGGCGGGGCTCCGGGGGAGGATACGGCGCTGGCGTCGAATCGCCCGGCTGGTACGCCCATCTGTTCCGCGCCCCGGACCGTCCCGTGGAGCGCTGGATGACCAAGGTGGCCGGGCTGCTCAGGGAAGAGGACCGGATGGTGTCCTCCGCCCATGTCATCGAGGCGGTCCGGCTCGCCGGGACGCTCGCGGCCGTGCGCGACCGCCCGCTGGCCGGGCTGAGCGAGACGACCGACGCGATCCGGGCCGTGATGTGCGACGGCTCGGACGTGCCCCTCGCGCTGATCCGGGACAGGCTGACGGTGGGGGACGTCCTCGGTGAGGTCCCGGAGACGGCCCCCGCCGTCCCGCTGCAGCGCGATCTGGCCCGCCTCCAGCGGAGCCTGCGGCTCAAAGCGGAACCGGTCGAGCGGGAGCTGGAGCTGGATCTCCGCAAGGACAACGACGCCGCGCGCAGCCGGCTGCTGCACCGGTTGCGGCTCCTCGGCGTCGGCTGGGGCAGCCCGGAGGCGGGCCGCCGCTCGACCGGAACCTTCCGTGAGACCTGGCGGTTGCGCTGGGAGCCCGAGCTGTACGTCAGGGTCGCCGAAGCGGGTGCGTGGGGGACCACGGTGCTCTCCGCGGCCACGGCCAGGGCCGAGTCGGAGGCGGTCTCGGCGACGGCGCTGGCCGATGTCACGTCCCTGGCCGAGCATTGTCTGCTCGCCGAACTCCCCGACGCACTCCCGGTGGTGATGAGGGCGCTCGCCGACCGGGCGGCGCTGGACGCGGACGTGGGCCATCTCGCCGACGCCCTGCCGGCGCTCGCGCGCTCCCTGCGGTACGGGGACGTGCGGGCGACGGACGCCGCCGCACTCGGCGAGGTGGCCGCCGGACTGGCCGAACGCGTCTGTGTCGGGCTTCCGCCCGCGTGCGCCGGACTCGACGACGACGCTGCGGCCGGGATGCGCGGCCGACTCGACGCGGTCCACTCCGCGATCGGACTGCTCCCACAGGCGGCGGAGTTGGCCGGCCGCTGGGCGGACGTGCTGCGCAGGATCGTGCTCCGGGACGCCGTACCAGGGCTGATACGGGGGCGCGCGACCCGGCTGCTGCTGGACGACGACCGGCTCGCCGAGGGGGAGGCCGCCCGGCTGATGGGCCTCGCCCTGTCGCCCGGCACCCCGCCCGCCGAGGCCGCCGCCTGGATCGAGGGCTTCGTCGGCGGCACGTCGGGCGGCGGGATGCTCCTCGTTCACGACGAGCGTCTCCTCGGCCTCGTCGACGCCTGGCTGACGTCGGTCCCGGGGGACGCCTTCACGGACGTCCTCCCCCTGCTGCGGCGCACGTTCTCGGCGTACGAGCCCGGTGTGCGCCGCACGCTCGGCGAGCTGGCGCGGCGGGGGCCCGCGGCCGGCGGGCCGGTGCGCGCGGAGACCGGGGTGCCCGGGTACGGGGCCGGGCTCGACGAGCAGCGGGCCGACGCGGTGCTGTCCGTACTGCGGCTGATTCTGGAGGGGGAGCGGGTATGAGCGCGACGGACGCGACGGCGGGCCCCGCGGTGGCGGGGCCGGCGCCCGACGAGAGGCTGCGGCGCTGGCGGCTGGTGCTGGGCGGGGGACCGGCTGACGGCACGGGCCGCGCCCTGACGGGGACCGACGCGGCCATGGACGGCGCGCTGACCTCGCTCTACGGAAGCAACGACGGCAAGGGGACACGCACCGGCGGGCGTTCGGCCGGACTGGAAGGCTCCGCACCCTCGGTCGCGCGCTGGCTCGGTGACATCCGCACCTACTTCCCCGGTTCCGTCGTCCAGGTCATGCAGCGCGACGCCATCGACCGGCTCGGCCTGTCCGCGCTGCTGCTGGAGCCGGAGATGCTGGAAGCCGTGGAGGCGGACGTCCATCTCGTCGGCACGCTGCTGTCGCTCAGCAAGGCGATGCCGGAGACGACGCGGGAGACCGCCCGCGCGGTCGTCCGGAAGGTCGTCGAGGACCTGGAGAAGCGGCTGGCGACACGCACCCGCGCCACCCTCGCCGGCGCGCTCGACCGCAGCGCGCGCGTCAGCCGGCCCCGGCACCGGGACATCGACTGGGACCGCACGATCCGGGCGAACCTCGCGAACTACCTGCCCGAGTACGGCACGGTGGTGCCCGAGCGGCTCGTCGGCCACGGCCGAGCCTCCCGGTCCGTGAAGAAGGACGTCGTCCTGTGCATCGACCAGTCCGGCTCGATGGCGGCGTCCGTCGTCCACGCCTCGGTGTTCGGCGCCGTGCTCGCCTCCATGCGGTCGGTCGCGACCCGGCTCGTCGTCTTCGACACGGCGGTCGTCGATCTGACGGACCAGTTGGACGATCCCGTGGACGTCCTGTTCG
It contains:
- a CDS encoding VWA domain-containing protein, which encodes MSATDATAGPAVAGPAPDERLRRWRLVLGGGPADGTGRALTGTDAAMDGALTSLYGSNDGKGTRTGGRSAGLEGSAPSVARWLGDIRTYFPGSVVQVMQRDAIDRLGLSALLLEPEMLEAVEADVHLVGTLLSLSKAMPETTRETARAVVRKVVEDLEKRLATRTRATLAGALDRSARVSRPRHRDIDWDRTIRANLANYLPEYGTVVPERLVGHGRASRSVKKDVVLCIDQSGSMAASVVHASVFGAVLASMRSVATRLVVFDTAVVDLTDQLDDPVDVLFGTRLGGGTDINRALAYCQSQITRPADTVVVLISDLYEGGIRDEMLKRVASMKASGVQFVALLALSDEGAPAYDREHAAALAALGAPAFACTPDLFPEVMAAAIEKRPLPVPAGT
- a CDS encoding DUF5682 family protein — translated: MTTPTAAPSPAAAGADLRERGWPCDGPMLLGVRHHGPGSARAVLAALDAAEPRAVLIEGPPEGDALLPLAADEGMVPPVALLAHAVDDPGRAAFWPFAEFSPEWVAIRWALGHDVPVRFVDLPAAHSLAADPSWGDEEDVVDGEDPALRVDPIGALAEAAGYDDPERWWEDVVEHRGGPDPAGRARPADAALAPFAAVGEAMAALRERYGHGGHPRDLVREAHMRIRLRAARREFRDEVAVVCGAWHVPALTARSTATADRALLKGLPKVRTETTWVPWTHRRLARLAAPPGRGSGGGYGAGVESPGWYAHLFRAPDRPVERWMTKVAGLLREEDRMVSSAHVIEAVRLAGTLAAVRDRPLAGLSETTDAIRAVMCDGSDVPLALIRDRLTVGDVLGEVPETAPAVPLQRDLARLQRSLRLKAEPVERELELDLRKDNDAARSRLLHRLRLLGVGWGSPEAGRRSTGTFRETWRLRWEPELYVRVAEAGAWGTTVLSAATARAESEAVSATALADVTSLAEHCLLAELPDALPVVMRALADRAALDADVGHLADALPALARSLRYGDVRATDAAALGEVAAGLAERVCVGLPPACAGLDDDAAAGMRGRLDAVHSAIGLLPQAAELAGRWADVLRRIVLRDAVPGLIRGRATRLLLDDDRLAEGEAARLMGLALSPGTPPAEAAAWIEGFVGGTSGGGMLLVHDERLLGLVDAWLTSVPGDAFTDVLPLLRRTFSAYEPGVRRTLGELARRGPAAGGPVRAETGVPGYGAGLDEQRADAVLSVLRLILEGERV